Below is a genomic region from Lampris incognitus isolate fLamInc1 chromosome 2, fLamInc1.hap2, whole genome shotgun sequence.
GAGGTTTTACCGTTCTCGGAACCGTAACCCTCCACCGCTTTGATGACGTCCAGGCCATCCACCACTTTACCGAAGACAACGTGCTTCCCATCCAGCCAGGCTGTTTTATCTGTGCAGATGAAGAACTGGGATCCGTTGGTGTTGGGTCCAGCGTTGGCCATGGAAAGGGTACCCGGACCCATGTGCTTCAGCGTGAAGTTCTCGTCAGCGAACTTTTCTCCGTAGATGGACTTGCCGCCGGTTCCGTCGTGGTGGGTGAAGTCTCCACCCTGGCACATGAACCCCGGGATGACGCGGTGGAAAGTGGAGCTCTTGTAGCCGTACCCCTTCTCGCCGGTGCACAGCGCTCGGAAGTTCTCCGCCGTCTTGGGGACGACGTCGGCTCTGAGCTCCATCACCACACGGCCGAGCGGTTTGCCGCCGGCGGAGACGTCGAAGAAAACTCGCGGGTTGGCGGCCATGGCAAGCGGGCTGGGCAAGCGGGCTGGGCAAGGGGGTGCTGGCTTCCCAACTGGCGCACAACGAACAGGAGAACCCGCGTCACGACGTTGTCATGATACGGAAGTCGCCCTAGGCGCAAAACAGCGGAGGCGCGGCCCTGCCGCTGCGGGCTGACATCACGGAAGGACCAACCAATTAGCGGTCACCTTTTGTATCAACGTGACGTCGTTGCTTCGCTGTAGCGTCGGTGCCCGACTTGGCGGTGTGTAAACTTTCTGGCCGAGGCGTGCGGGGGGGCCGAGGCGGATCGTCTGAGGAGGGGGGCTGACAGTCTGACTCCAGAGGGTCCCTTTTACGAAGTTAAAAGGTGAGTTTTTTACCCAGCCTCGCGTCACCATCAGACCCGGTCTTCTGGCTCGTGGCTGTCCGGTGCGGGTCCAACGTGCAGGGCGTTACGCAGCCTGGCTACGTCGCTCCAAAACCCGTCCAAACTTTCGCTGTATTGCGCGTGAAATTAAATCAGATCGAAATCAAGTTAAACAACATTGCATGCTAAAAGTCGCAGGAACCGAGCAGACATGGCTCAGCACGCCTACGTGTTTGCCCGTCCTGCACTGTAATCACTGCACTGTTGTTCATTTTGGTGGACATTTTATGCGCATCGGCTACAGTGTCACTTTAAATGTGGCTGTTTCTGTGTGGAGGGTCTCAGGGGAGGAACATGCCACCAAAGAGAAAGACCGCTTCTTCAAGCCAGGCGGGTGGCAAGAAGGTGAA
It encodes:
- the LOC130133843 gene encoding peptidyl-prolyl cis-trans isomerase-like, translated to MAANPRVFFDVSAGGKPLGRVVMELRADVVPKTAENFRALCTGEKGYGYKSSTFHRVIPGFMCQGGDFTHHDGTGGKSIYGEKFADENFTLKHMGPGTLSMANAGPNTNGSQFFICTDKTAWLDGKHVVFGKVVDGLDVIKAVEGYGSENGKTSTKITVADCGQL